One segment of Chionomys nivalis chromosome 3, mChiNiv1.1, whole genome shotgun sequence DNA contains the following:
- the LOC130871747 gene encoding zinc finger protein 431-like isoform X2, with amino-acid sequence MAGNLEESMSEHGSHDMNSVTYEDVHIDFTEDEWVLLNPSQKSLYKDVMQETYRNLTAIGYSWEDHNFEEHSQSARKHGR; translated from the exons ATGGCAGGGAACTTGGAGGAAAGCATGAGTGAGCATGGAAGCCATGACATG AATTCAGTGACCTATGAGGATGTGCACATTGACTTCACTGAGGATGAGTGGGTTTTGCTGAATCCCTCTCAAAAGAGTCTCTACAAGGATGTGATGCAGGAGACATACAGGAACCTCACTGCTATTG GCTACAGTTGGGAAGACCATAATTTTGAAGAACATAGTCAAAGTGCTAGAAAACATGGAAGGTAA
- the LOC130871747 gene encoding zinc finger protein 431-like isoform X1, giving the protein MQETYRNLTAIGYSWEDHNFEEHSQSARKHGRTQAGEKPCEYNQCGKDLSYVKSFQVHKRTHTGEKPYECNECGKYFSYVRSLQVHQRTHTGEKPYECNECGKAFTLSNSLRVHQRTHTGEKPYQCNQCDKAFASYGELHRHKRTHTGEKPFKCKQCDRAFSERCNLQIHERTHTGEKPYECNHCVKAFSCISNLQLHKRTHTGEKPYKCNECGKAFSSQCSLQTHKRTHTGERPYTCSQCGKAFSVSSSLRVHQRLHTGEKPYQCNQCDKAFVSHGELHSHKRTHTGEKPFECDQCDKAFSSQSNLQMHKRTHTGEKPYECNQCVKAFSSISSLQLHIRTHTGEKPYECNQCGKAFSQLSTLKSHKRLHTGEKPYKCGQCDKAFPQLSSLIVHKRTHTGEKPYECNQCGKAFSQLSNLNKHKSAHTAEKL; this is encoded by the exons ATGCAGGAGACATACAGGAACCTCACTGCTATTG GCTACAGTTGGGAAGACCATAATTTTGAAGAACATAGTCAAAGTGCTAGAAAACATGGAAG AACACAagctggagagaaaccctgtgaataTAATCAGTGCGGTAAAGACTTGTCATATGTCAAAAGTTTCCAAGttcacaaaagaacacatactggagagaaaccctatgaatgtaatgaaTGTGGTAAATACTTTTCATATGTCAGAAGTCTCCAAGTTCaccaaagaacacatactggagagaaaccctatgaatgtaatgaatgtggtaaagcctttacacTGAGCAATAGTCTTCGAGTACATCAAAGGacgcatactggagagaaaccttatcaatgtaatcaatgtgataaagcttTTGCAAGTTATGGTGAGCTTCACAGAcataaaagaacccatactggagagaagccttttAAATGTAAGCAATGTGATAGAGCTTTTTCAGAGCGCTGTAACCTccaaatacatgaaagaacacatactggagagaaaccctatgaatgtaatcattgtgTTAAAGCCTTTTCATGTATCAGTAATCTCCAACttcacaaaagaacacatactggagagaaaccctataaatgtaatgaatgtggtaaagccttttcaagTCAATGCAGTctccaaacacataaaagaacacatactggagaaagaCCCTACACATGTagtcaatgtggtaaagccttttcagTGAGCAGTAGTCTTCGAGTACATCAAAGgctacatactggagagaaaccttatcaatgtaatcaatgtgataaagcttTTGTGAGTCATGGTGAGCTTCAcagtcataaaagaacacatactggagagaagcccttcGAATGTGATCAATGTGATAAAGCTTTTTCATCGCAGTCTAATCTCCAAATgcacaaaagaacacatactggagagaaaccctatgaatgtaatcaatgtgttAAAGCCTTTTCATCTATCAGTAGTCTCCAACTTCacataagaacacacactggagagaaaccatatgaatgtaatcaatgtggtaaagccttttcccAACTCAGTACTCTAAAATCACATAAAAGacttcatacaggagagaaaccttataaatgtggtcaatgtgataaagcctttcCACAACTCAGTAGTCTAAtagtacataaaagaacacatactggggagaaaccctatgaatgtaatcagtgtggtaaagccttttcacaaCTCAGCAATCTTAATAAACATAAAAGTGCACATACTGCAGAAAAACTCTAG